The Hymenobacter swuensis DY53 genome includes the window GCGGAGCTGCCGGCTTGTCATCGGAGCCGCTCAGAAACCGGGGCAAGGGCACAGCCAGCGTGACAACCGGGTTATCAGTAGAAGTCTGGCGACTGGTTTTGGAGGTGCGCGGCAGTACGCCGGCCAGCTCGCCCAGCTTGCCCAGCACCGTAGGCAGCGTCAAATGCACGGTCAGGACCTTCTGCGGCGGCGTTTTTGGGGGCTCCGGGGCTTGGCTGTAGCCGGGTAGTCCGACCAATAGCAACGCCAGCGTAAGCCAGATACAGTAGGAGCGAGGCATGGGAAAGGGGAGATGCGCGGGTAAATATAGGAGTTGCCGGTGGTGCGGCGGCACGGGTGGGCAGTCAGCTGAAAAACAGGTACGGCCTCTGTCCGCCGCGTCGGCTGCAAACCAACGGCAACGCATACGCCAGATGCTTTTTGCGGGAGGGGCGTTGCCTTCCCTGCCGGAGTATTTACCTTAGGCCAACCATGACCTACTCTGCTCTTTGTCGGGCTGCGGCTCTTGCGGCTACTGCCGGCGCGGCCTTGCTTACCGCCTGCGCCCCGCGTCCGGCCGCTTCCTCAGCCGCGGCTGCCACCCAACTCAACCAGTTTGCCACCGACAGCGTCCGGCGGCGCATTGCCACGTTGCAGGACGAGCGTCGGACGGCGGACCTGCTGCCTTATCTGATCCGCTCCGAAGCTCCTTACCGCCAGGCTGCTGCTGAGGCCCTGGCTTCGGTCCAGGATAAAAAGGCCACTCCACAGCTGCTGGTTGCGTTGCAGGACCCGGAGTGGCGCGTCCGGCAGCTGGCCGCCTACGCCCTAGGCCAGACGGCCGACTCGACGGCCGAAGCCGGCCTGTTTCAGCGCCTGCCTCTGGAACCCGAGGCTATGGTGCGGAGCTACGTGCTGGAAGCCCTGGGTCGCTGCACCTCCCGTTCCGGGCTCAATGCGCTTACCCGCCTGCCCAGTTCTCTGGCTACCGATACGGCTGCCCTCAATGGGCAGGCCTGGGGCCTGTACCGCGCCGGCCTGCGTGGCCTGACATCGGAGGCTGCCGTGGCCCGGCTGGTGCAGCTGCTGAGCCGCCCAAACCCGGCGGGTGCCCGGCTGGCGGCGGCCAATGCCTTGGCCCGAACCCGGGGGCTGAATCTGGCTCCGTACGCGGCGGCCATCGGGGCGGCGGCCCAGCAGGATGCCAGCTACGCCGTGCGCAGCGGCGCGGCCTCGGCCCTTGGCAAAGCTGCCACCGAACCGACGGTGCCCGGGATGCTGGCCGGCCTCGCCCGCCGCGACCCGGACTACCGCGTGCGGGTGAGTGCCTTGCGGGCAATGAATGCCGCCATGTACGCGCCGGTGAAGGAAGCTGCCTGGGCTGCCCTCACCGACGACAATGCGCAGGTAGCCCTGGCTGCCGCTGAGTTTTTTCTGGCCCACGCCACCAATGAGCCCGGAATGGTATTTTTGGAAAAGGCCAACCGACTGAGCCAGTGGCGGGTGCGGGCTACGCTGCTGGCGGCCGCCCTGCGCCAGCCCGGCGAGGAGCGGGCCGCTATCCGGAATGCCGTACAGGAGCGGTACGCAGCAGCTACTGATAACTATGAGAAAGGCTATCTGCTGAAGGCGCTGGGCGAGGATCCTACCGCATTTGATTTCGTGCAGCGGGCCACGTTTGCCCCCAATCAGGCCGTTGTTATTGGCACTTACGGAATGGAA containing:
- a CDS encoding peptidylprolyl isomerase, giving the protein MTYSALCRAAALAATAGAALLTACAPRPAASSAAAATQLNQFATDSVRRRIATLQDERRTADLLPYLIRSEAPYRQAAAEALASVQDKKATPQLLVALQDPEWRVRQLAAYALGQTADSTAEAGLFQRLPLEPEAMVRSYVLEALGRCTSRSGLNALTRLPSSLATDTAALNGQAWGLYRAGLRGLTSEAAVARLVQLLSRPNPAGARLAAANALARTRGLNLAPYAAAIGAAAQQDASYAVRSGAASALGKAATEPTVPGMLAGLARRDPDYRVRVSALRAMNAAMYAPVKEAAWAALTDDNAQVALAAAEFFLAHATNEPGMVFLEKANRLSQWRVRATLLAAALRQPGEERAAIRNAVQERYAAATDNYEKGYLLKALGEDPTAFDFVQRATFAPNQAVVIGTYGMEALVAMRHHADFPAARYPEFALTLRRGVLSNDVAVMGTAAEAIRDPKLNLRRLLPSADFLVQARNRLVLPRDLEAWQSLQQTIDFLQNRPATPSPVAAAATHPIDWAVVATIPAAQRVVVRTSKGDVFMQLLVEQAPGSVASFVTLTQQGFYNGKNFHRVVPNFVAQGGCPRGDGWGSSDYNLRSEFADLHYGTGAVGLASAGKDTESCQWFITHSPTPHLDGRYTIFAQVVQGMDVVSRLEIGDRIEKVELVK